From the genome of Gallus gallus isolate bGalGal1 chromosome 24, bGalGal1.mat.broiler.GRCg7b, whole genome shotgun sequence, one region includes:
- the LOC121107526 gene encoding uncharacterized protein LOC121107526 isoform X1 — translation MRVRAGAPVEQRRNPHPRELQGKREREQQCEKPRASPSITTTTPSQLQNPLPARCAVQSITAAHPRTPTPGWGTAPPGSPLCPGAASPAVSRGSAYLRRGAAARCSRRCRPLLPAAPGGVWAARSSRSLGRADRAVPANQDREASRRLSPQPCGAWRGAASAALSLPPPTSGSGVVGCWKAEGAPRQPLSMAGYGWGALFGTPPQPTTALLHLCAGWKGWWIPIAMGTWHFACQPAAFPGNVGLFCWERRVVWTWEEELGLGSAGGEKRFPFPKSIEVTVLTSAACTNSLKNPELTFVKEVVVGPVGTAL, via the coding sequence ATGCGTGTGCGCGCGGGCGCGCCCGTGGAGCAGCGCCGCAATCCCCACCCTCGGGAACTACaggggaagagggagagggagcAGCAATGCGAAAAACCGAGAGCATCTCcctccatcaccaccaccaccccctcTCAGCTCCAGAAccccctccccgctcggtgCGCGGTGCAAAGCATCACCGCGGCACACCCGAGGACCCCCACCCCGGGCTGGGGGACGGCTCCCCCCGGCTCCCCGCTCTGCCCTGGGGCTGCATCCCCCGCGGTGTCCCGGGGCTCTGCCTACCTGCGGCGCGGTGCCGCTGCCCGCTGCTCCCGGCGCTGCCGCCCGCTGCTGCCCGCGGCTCCCGGCGGGGTGTGGGCGGCGCGGAGCTCCCGCAGTTTGGGAAGGGCCGATCGGGCGGTCCCAGCAAATCAGGACCGGGAGGCGTCACGCAggctcagcccccagccctgcggTGCTTGGAGGggggctgcttctgcagctttgTCTCTGCCCCCCCCGACCTCGGGCTCGGGTGTTGTGGGGTGCTGGAAGGCCGAGGGAGCCCCGAGGCAGCCCCTCAGCATGGCTGGGTATGGGTGGGGGGCCTTGTTTGGCACCCCCCCGCAGCCCACCACCGCCCTTCTCCATCTTTGTGCGGGTTGGAAGGGGTGGTGGATTCCCATTGCCATGGGAACGTGGCATTTTGCATGCCAGCCCGCAGCCTTCCCTGGCAATGTGGGATTGTTTTGCTGGGAAAGGAGGGTGGTATGGACGTGGGAAGAAGAGCTTGGGCTTGGCTctgctggaggagagaagagatTCCCCTTCCCCAAAAGCATAGAAGTCACAGTCCTCACCAGTGCAGCCTGCACCAATTCACTCAAGAACCCAGAGCTCACCTTTGTTAAGGAGGTGGTAGTAGGACCAGTGGGGACAGCACTGTGA
- the THY1 gene encoding thy-1 membrane glycoprotein precursor codes for MNPTVSIAVILTVLQAAHCQMIRDLSACLLGQSLRVDCRYENKTSNPLTYEFSLTKDNRKHIIQSTISVSENVYRNRANVTMHKNLVCLYLHSFTTSDEGVYMCELKATNDYTGNQIKNITVIKDKLEKCAGFSLLIQNTSWLLLLLLSLPLLQAVDFVSL; via the exons ATGAACCCCACCGTCAGCATTGCTGTCATCCTGACAG tgctgcaggctgcgcACTGCCAGATGATCCGGGACCTGAGCGCCTGCCTGCTGGGCCAGAGCCTGCGCGTGGACTGCCGCTATGAGAACAAGACCAGCAACCCCCTGACCTACGAATTCAGCCTCACCAAGGACAACAGGAAGCACATCATCCAAAGCACCATCAGCGTCTCTGAGAACGTCTACCGGAACCGAGCCAACGTCACCATGCACAAGAACCTGGTGTGCCTCTacctgcacagcttcaccacCAGCGATGAGGGGGTCTACATGTGCGAGCTGAAGGCCACCAACGACTACACCGGCAACCAGATAAAGAACATCACTGTCATCAAAG ACAAACTGGAGAAGTGCGCCGGCTTCAGCCTCTTGATCCAGAACACCTCgtggctcctgctgctcctcctctccctgcctctCCTGCAAGCTGTGGACTTCGTGTCCCTGTGA
- the THY1 gene encoding thy-1 membrane glycoprotein isoform X1 gives MKAHLSLAATSGHLVLEKMNPTVSIAVILTVLQAAHCQMIRDLSACLLGQSLRVDCRYENKTSNPLTYEFSLTKDNRKHIIQSTISVSENVYRNRANVTMHKNLVCLYLHSFTTSDEGVYMCELKATNDYTGNQIKNITVIKDKLEKCAGFSLLIQNTSWLLLLLLSLPLLQAVDFVSL, from the exons ATGaag GCTCATCTCTCGTTGGCAGCCACCTCTGGGCATCTCGTCCTCGAAAAGATGAACCCCACCGTCAGCATTGCTGTCATCCTGACAG tgctgcaggctgcgcACTGCCAGATGATCCGGGACCTGAGCGCCTGCCTGCTGGGCCAGAGCCTGCGCGTGGACTGCCGCTATGAGAACAAGACCAGCAACCCCCTGACCTACGAATTCAGCCTCACCAAGGACAACAGGAAGCACATCATCCAAAGCACCATCAGCGTCTCTGAGAACGTCTACCGGAACCGAGCCAACGTCACCATGCACAAGAACCTGGTGTGCCTCTacctgcacagcttcaccacCAGCGATGAGGGGGTCTACATGTGCGAGCTGAAGGCCACCAACGACTACACCGGCAACCAGATAAAGAACATCACTGTCATCAAAG ACAAACTGGAGAAGTGCGCCGGCTTCAGCCTCTTGATCCAGAACACCTCgtggctcctgctgctcctcctctccctgcctctCCTGCAAGCTGTGGACTTCGTGTCCCTGTGA